The genomic window TACATAATCGAGGTGCTGGCTCCAATAAACCAAAAAGCGGTAGTGGCGGCGCCCAAATATATCGAGACATAGATGAGGGTACCACAGGCCACGGCCAGCGTTAAAAAGCCGATATTGGCCACCGTCCAGGACAGGTGGAGATTGTTTGCAGCCACAGCGATAATCACCAGCCCGGTAAAAAAATCTCCCAAACCGTGCAGGGCTGCTTCACTGCTCAACAAAAAGAACAAAGGGCCACCCGGTCGAACCAGCAGGCGGTCGAATTCGCCCATTCTGACCAAATAATTGAGCCGCCACGGCCCGTTGAAAAATAATTCCACCAAGCCAAACGGCAGGGCCGCAATCCCGTAGATGAGCATGATCTGGGGCAAAGTCCAGCCGTTGAGGTCGCCAATGTTTTGAAAAATGACCCACACAAAAGCCAGGCCGACCACCTGGCCCAAAATGGTGGTGACATTGCCCAGGATAAAATCTACCTTATACTCCATCTGCGCCTGAACACTTAAGGCCCACAACCTTACGTAGAGTTTGAGGTATCTGATCAAACTATCCTCCGTGAATAGTGACCCTTTTTGAGGCTTGCGACCACATCACGTGGCCCAACGTCCACAAAATAACCACCCACATCAATTGCGTCAACAGGGCATAATACATCTGCCGCCCCTCAATCTGGCCCAAGTAAATGGACACCGGCAAATAAACAATGGCGTGAAAAGGCAGGGCCAAGGCCACATTTTTTAACCACGCCGGGAAAAAAGCCAGGGGCACCAAACTGCCGGAGAAGAAGTCAACAATAAAACGTTTGCTGTTGACCAAGCCAAACATGCCGGTTGTCCAAAAGGAAAAAAGGCCTACAATGTAACTGAGGCAAAAGTTGACCAACACGCTCAAGCCCAAACTGACCAAAAATATCCCTCCCGCGACCCCGTTGGCCGGGCCGTCTATTTTGAAAAAGGCAAAGCCTACCCCCAGAACAATCAAGCCAATGAGAATACCTTCGATCACCACCGGCCCCAACGACTCAAAAAATCTGGCCCATTGATAACTCAAGGGCTTAATCAACTCCATGGCCACGCTGCCATCTCGAATTTTGCTGGAAATGCCAATTTCCGTATAAAAACTATACAGATTT from Anaerolineae bacterium includes these protein-coding regions:
- a CDS encoding ABC-2 family transporter protein; the protein is MIRYLKLYVRLWALSVQAQMEYKVDFILGNVTTILGQVVGLAFVWVIFQNIGDLNGWTLPQIMLIYGIAALPFGLVELFFNGPWRLNYLVRMGEFDRLLVRPGGPLFFLLSSEAALHGLGDFFTGLVIIAVAANNLHLSWTVANIGFLTLAVACGTLIYVSIYLGAATTAFWFIGASTSIMYLAHSLRNFSTYPLTIYARPIQILLTWIAPFAFTSFFPATFLLGVKTYYPFVLFIPVIAVVCFGLAYGSWRIGLNQYQSTGS
- a CDS encoding ABC-2 family transporter protein, with the protein product MRRVKSIRKYLILTEQALQAALAYRMRFFISLLSGLVQALVLYYIWQVVYLKHDELNGFTLSQMVTYVFISYAVKNLYSFYTEIGISSKIRDGSVAMELIKPLSYQWARFFESLGPVVIEGILIGLIVLGVGFAFFKIDGPANGVAGGIFLVSLGLSVLVNFCLSYIVGLFSFWTTGMFGLVNSKRFIVDFFSGSLVPLAFFPAWLKNVALALPFHAIVYLPVSIYLGQIEGRQMYYALLTQLMWVVILWTLGHVMWSQASKRVTIHGG